Genomic DNA from Micavibrio sp. TMED2:
TTTGCGCATCTCGCTATCACCTTCTGCCGATGCATGAACATTCCGGCCCGTTACTGCACAGGTTACCTCAGTGATATAGGCGAGTCTCATCCCTACCCGCCGGGGGACTTCGCCGCTTGGATGGAGGTTTTTCTGGATGGTCAATGGTGGGTGTTCGACCCGCGAAACAATAAGAGGAGAACTGCGAGAATACTTGTTGCACGAGGGCGGGATGCCGCAGATGTGCCTTTGACGCAAACATTCGGGTTGAACACAATGACAGATTTCGAAGTCTGGACTAATCAATTAACGTGATTGAAGCCTTATAAAGCAGGAACAGCTGAATATATCTGAGTTTTCAATGTCGATATTTATTGCGAGCTGAAATCAGCTTCCCCTCTTTCCACTGAAGCCAAAGCTGTTGCTGAACACTGTTTCAAAGGAGTACCCAATAATGATGGACGATCCGGTTGATCTCGATGCAAGACGAAGTGCGGAAGGAAAGATCGAGACCGAAATCCGGCGGCACTCCCTAAAAGACTTCGAGGCGGATCAGAGGGCGCTTCGCCTACGACAGGAAGAGCTTGAAGAGCAACTTCTCGCCGAACCGGCCTCGGACTGGCATGAGGCGACGATAAAGGCACAATATCTGATTAGGCTTTATGCCGAGACAGCTGAAGCCCAGGATGCGAGGCGACAAAAACTCATTAAGCGCGCGCTCGGTGATCTTGCGCGGCTGATCCAGCAGGAGCGCACAGAGAAGTGACCATGCATACGCATCAGGGCGTCCGCCGATAGCCGAATTGGCATCCTATTGCCCACACACAGGATGTCGTACTGAGGGTAGAAGATGGTGACACTGAAAGTTGTGCATGAGACAATCTACCGATATCGGAATCCGGTTGGTTTGGGCAAACACCGACTAATGTTGCGCCCGCGCGAGACACGGGACCTTCGGCTAATTTCGTTCAACCTCGACGTGACGCCTCATGCGTCCATAACCTGGGCACAAGATGTGGCGGGCAACTCTGTCGCCACAGCAGACGTTGCTGCCCTTAGCAATATCATGGAGATCAAGAGTGTAGCCGTACTGGAATTGACCGCTCCAGTTTGGCCAATTTTTGATATCGCTGCTTCAGCAATATCCTACCCGTTTTCGTACTCGGACGATGACTGGACAGATATTGGCGCACTTTCCCAATCGCAGCACTCTGACCCAGACAATCGTCTGGCAGTTTGGGTCAATAGTTTCGTCATGCATCGTCCCACCGATACCTTATCACTACTCAAGGATATTTCGAACGGGGTGTTCAGAAAGATTGCCTACCAGGCGCGCTACACCGAGGACACGCAAGCGCCACTGGATACATTGAACAGAGGCTGGGGGTCCTGCCGCGATTTTGCAGTTCTGTTTGCAGAGGCCGTTAGAACTCTTGGTTTTGGTGCCCGGCTAGTTTCAGGTTATCTACTTGATTCATCGGATTGTTTGACAGGCTCTACAAACGGCGGTTCCACTCATGCGTGGGTTGAGGTCTTTGTGCCAGGGGCTGGCTGGATTGCATTCGACCCCACGAACCAGGCAGTAGGTTCAGGCAATCTTATTCCTGTCGCCGTTGGTCGCCATATTGGGCAAGTTGCTCCTGTGAGCGGAAGTTTCCGCGGGACCGACACGGATCTCATCGAAATGGTTGTCCTGATAGCTGTCCATGCTGGATGAGCCTAATTTAGGGTTGATTTGGCTTGCAAAATAAACTTGCCCGCGAAGGTTGGTGCCAGTTACGGACCCTGCCTCGAGCTGATCGCCGCCTGATCTTTCTTTCCATAAGATAAGTTATTGAATTTACAAATCTAAGCCACGATGGGCACTGTCAGAAGAAACAGCGGGATTTGCTGGCATGCTCCACGCCGGGCAACCGATAAGGCAGGCGAGCCCTATATCGGCCTATCCACACCGCGCGGCGACCGGTTCGGCAACGGCCGCGCCGTGCGCAACCTGTTTGAGACCTATCTCCGCCGCCAGGCCAAACGGCTGTCAGTTGCATCCAAGAAGCTGACCCGNGCTCAGCTGAGAATGCTCTCGGTCAAGGATGTGCCGGAAGCCGCAGGAGGTCCAGTGAACGACTAAAAAAAAGGGGGGGGGCTAATGCTTGAAACAATTTTCTCGGTGCCAAGCAACAAACTCGCGCCTCGGCCGGTTGGCAGGACGGTCTGGAGCCATAAGCTTACCGGACAAGTTGACGATAGTCTTTACGGCATCAGGATCATTACTCTGCCTGGATACGAGTATATCCAAATCGTCGGATAGCCCAATCAATCCTCGATCAAACATCCAATGTGCAGTGCCGGATAGTGCGAGCCCGTTGCTCACAATGTCTGGGCCGTCATGCTCCACTGGTTTTATGTGAGCGGCCTCGGCCTCTGCACGTCCGCCGCCATTTATAATTCGTAGCCCTGTTATTGCGCATCGTTCACCGTAGGCGCGGAGCACGTTTTTTCGAAAGTTCCGGTCACGAACAGCACGGTTCGTTAACTGGCTTATCCGTTGACGGGCGGGCAGATGTTGAAATGGTGCATGCGCTTCTTGCAAACCACTGACCGGCACGCTTTGATCAGTTCGTGGTAGGATATCGTCATCCTTTCCGAGACCGCGTTCAACGATCCGTGCAAAGTCTTCTGGAGATAGCACTCTTACAGCTGCCTGAGCACGGCCCGATATCTTTCCATCATCATTCAAAAGGCCCTGCTCTATGATGTCGTCAGCATCGCGAAACGGTACCGGGTCGCCAAAGTCTAGATATGACCCAGGTTCGATGACAGCTAGATGCATGTCAGCGTTTCGCGGGTCGGCAATGATCTCTTGCACTTTGGCCACGGCGAAATAACCTTTCGTGCCCCTCACTTTTGAAGGTTCAAGATAAACAATCCAATCGCCCTCACACTGCTGCGCACGTGTGAGGTACTGTTTCGGAAACTGATATCTTTCCGAAGGGACATCATCGTAGATTGAGTCTGTTCGATGAATGAAAACACCAAAAGTCATGCGCTTCAGAATGCCCATAAATTAAGCGAGAGCCAACTTGAAAGCTTCCGATTAAGAGGCTCTGTCAGAAGAAGCTGCCTCCTCGGGCGAGCGGTGGACCATGAGGGCGAGGTGCTCGAAAGCTTCGTTACCAGAAAGCGCGACAAGGCAGCGGCACTGGCGTTTATGAAGAAAGCCATGAAGCAATACGGCCAGCCAAAATCGATCGTCACGGACAAGCTGCGCTCATATCGCGCCGCCATGATTGAGATCGGTAATGAAGATCGCCAGAAAACCGGACGATACCTGAACAACCGGGCGGAGAATGCGCATTTACCATTCCGGCGACGGGAACGTGCCATGCTCCGGTTCAGGCAGATGAGCTGCCTGCAAAAGTTCGTCTCAATACACGCCTCCGTTCACAACCACTTCAACCAGAACCGTTCACAGACAGCCCGATCTACATACAAGAGACTCCGCAACCAAGCCCTCGCAGAATGGCGCCAGTTGCTGGCGGCCTGAAATAATCCTCAAGCTGGAAATCTGATAGAGGTTGCGTTTAGCTTGAGGGCATCAATTTTGGTCGTGTTTTCTAAATTTTATTTTACTTGAGAAAGAGAGGCGTTTTATTTTTTTTGATAAATGCTGATTATAAATTTGCTAAAATTGTTTTTATATGTTTAGTTACGAACAACATATTTGCTTTTGAATTTTTGTAAACCAGCGATACGCTGAAACTGACCTTCTCTTTCAAATTTGTGATATCTAACTCTGTTGCACATGCTGTGCAGCAGTGATTTTCTATGATTGATTGAAAGGAATCGTCATGAATACTGGTACTGTAAAATTTTTTAATTCTTCCAAGGGTTTTGGCTTTATTGAACGTAATGATGGTGGATCAGATATTTTTGTTCACATCTCCGCGGTTGAGCGTGCGGGCATGGACTCGCTCGCCGAAGGTCAGAAATTAAATTTTGATGTTGTGATGAATAGCCGAAGCGGTAAGAGCGCGGCCGAAAATCTTGTCGCAGCATAATGATGTCGCATCTATCCATCTCTGACCACGGATGTACTGGCATTGATTGAATAGATGTATAACGGAGGCCGGGTTCGCCCGGCCTTTATTTTTAATTATGAGGTAAAAATGAATAAGACTTATAATAAACATACTCTTTTTAAACCTAGAGTTTCGAAAGCTGAGACGAAGGCTGATATAACAAACAAAGTTGCAAGGGCAATAATCAGTGCTGATGCTGAGCGTCGAGAGAGTAAGATCGCGCGTCTGAGGCAGGTACGGCTCGAAGCAAAAACCTGTTGAGGGGCGCTGTCAGAAGAAACTGCCTCCTAAGCTGATTGGTGTTAGTGTCGCGGCATGAGCAATCCGTTTCGCTATTTCAAGACCTCTCCTGAGATCATTCGTTTGGCCGTGATGCTGTATGTCCGGTTTCCGCTGTCACTGCGGAACGTTGAGTATCTGCTCCACGAGCGTGGCATCGATATCAGCCATGAGACTGTGCGCTACTGGTGGAACCGGTTCGGCCCGTTGATGGCCAGTGAGATCCGAAAACAGCGTGCACAACAGATGCGGCAACACATAATGGCGATGGCATCTCGATGAGGTCTGCGTGAAGATCGATGGTGTTACGCACTACCTGTGGCGAGCGGTGGATCATGAGGGCGAAGTACTCGAAAGCTTCGTTACCAGAAAGCGCGACAAGGCGGCGGCACTGACGTTTCTGAAGAAGGCCATGAAGCAATACGGCCAGCCCAGAGTGATCGTCACGGACAAGCTGCGCTCATATCGCGCCGCCATGATTGAGATCGGTAATGAAGCTAGCCAGCATACTGGCCGGTATCTGAACAACCGGGCGGAGAATGCGCATTTACCATTCCGGCGATGGGAGCGTGCAATGCGCCGGTTCAGGCAGATAAGCTGCCTGCAAAAGTTCGCCTCAATACATGCCTTAGTTCACAACCACTTCAACCAAAACCGTTCACTCGAAACCCGCTCCAGATACAAGGGCCTCCGCAACCAGGCCCTCGCAGAATGGCGCCAGCTGCTGGCGGCCTGAAATAAACCTTAGGCTGGAAATCTGAGACTCGATGCGTTTAGTCTGACAGCACCGCCATCAACCCCCGGATACGATCTTTGTAAATCTGGCAGCACCGTGCCTTGTTTTGTCCTAAACAGCGGGGAAGATCAGGCGGGCCTGGAAGTGGTGATTGTGCTGGCTTTCCAGTTCGAGGCGGCCGTTATAGGCCTCGACAATATCCTCGACGATCGCGAGGCCGAGGCCGGAGCCGTGCATGTGTTCGTCCAGCCGGTGGCCCCGTAGCTTCAGGTTGCCGAGTTCACTTTCTGCGACACCGGGGCCGTCATCACGGATCGACAGGATGATGTTTTGGGTACCGGCCACATAGTTGATGGCGATCTCGGTCCGCGCATGTCGAATGGCATTTTCCAGC
This window encodes:
- a CDS encoding transglutaminase, with protein sequence MVTLKVVHETIYRYRNPVGLGKHRLMLRPRETRDLRLISFNLDVTPHASITWAQDVAGNSVATADVAALSNIMEIKSVAVLELTAPVWPIFDIAASAISYPFSYSDDDWTDIGALSQSQHSDPDNRLAVWVNSFVMHRPTDTLSLLKDISNGVFRKIAYQARYTEDTQAPLDTLNRGWGSCRDFAVLFAEAVRTLGFGARLVSGYLLDSSDCLTGSTNGGSTHAWVEVFVPGAGWIAFDPTNQAVGSGNLIPVAVGRHIGQVAPVSGSFRGTDTDLIEMVVLIAVHAG
- a CDS encoding cold-shock protein translates to MNTGTVKFFNSSKGFGFIERNDGGSDIFVHISAVERAGMDSLAEGQKLNFDVVMNSRSGKSAAENLVAA
- a CDS encoding restriction endonuclease, whose product is MTFGVFIHRTDSIYDDVPSERYQFPKQYLTRAQQCEGDWIVYLEPSKVRGTKGYFAVAKVQEIIADPRNADMHLAVIEPGSYLDFGDPVPFRDADDIIEQGLLNDDGKISGRAQAAVRVLSPEDFARIVERGLGKDDDILPRTDQSVPVSGLQEAHAPFQHLPARQRISQLTNRAVRDRNFRKNVLRAYGERCAITGLRIINGGGRAEAEAAHIKPVEHDGPDIVSNGLALSGTAHWMFDRGLIGLSDDLDILVSRQSNDPDAVKTIVNLSGKLMAPDRPANRPRREFVAWHRENCFKH